Proteins encoded together in one Scheffersomyces stipitis CBS 6054 chromosome 5, complete sequence window:
- a CDS encoding predicted protein: DHIDSNKVIVSSYLSKRSSKTHQWKKRWVVLRNCQLSYYKDSSEHKANKVINRANLQSFSRIPDNQKYHFAIYTNNKVLHFKTLEKAVYKNWILALEEFFKENAEEDEIEDKEGKSSDKIKTKENEDEEEDGDEEDGDQNSSQKSQNLVSLSSNSLSQLHPSQGTRQSLVMSVKRTNSYADEYSEEDEYLIEMGHLLRLRKRYNQWKRFYIVLTNKKLYFYKSESISKVYKVIDVRNIIDVIELDPMSRSKQWCLLIITPLKRIRFCASSEEEMIKWLSSLKAII, encoded by the exons GATCACATCGACAGCAACAAAGTGATAGTGTCATCGTATTTGTCGAAAAGATCGAGCAAAACCCAtcagtggaagaagagatggGTGGTCCTACGCAATTGCCAGCTAAGCTACTACAAGGACTCGTCAGAACACAAGGCCAACAAGGTCATCAACAGAGCCAATCTTCAGTCGTTTTCTCGTATTCCAGACAATCAAAAATACCACTTTGCCATTTACACCAATAACAAGGTCTTGCACTTCAAGACATTAGAAAAGGCTGTATACAAAAACTGGATCTTGGCCCTCGAAGAATTCTTTAAAGAAAATGCagaggaagacgaaattgaagacaaagaagGCAAATCAAGTGACAAGATAAAGActaaagaaaatgaa gatgaggaagaggatggagacgaagaagatggagacCAGAACTCCAGCCAAAAGTCTCaaaatcttgtttctctatcttccaattcacTTTCGCAACTTCATCCAAGCCAAGGAACCCGACAGTCCCTTGTGATGTCAGTAAAGAGAACAAATTCATATGCAGACGAATATTCTG aagaagatgagtACCTCATCGAAATGGGTCATCTCTTGCGTTTGCGAAAGCGATACAATCAATGGAAAAGATTCTACATCGTATTGACAAACAAGAAACTCTACTTCTACAAAAGTGAGTCCATCTCCAAAGTGTACAAGGTCATTGATGTCAGGAACATCATAGACGTGATTGAATTGGATCCAATGTCAAGATCCAAGCAATGGTGTTTACTAATCATCACACCATTGAAGAGGATCCGATTCTGTGCCTCGAGTGAAGAGGAAATGATCAAATGGTTATCGTCCTTAAAGGCAATTATC
- a CDS encoding predicted protein (go_function damaged DNA binding; ATP binding~go_process mismatch repair), giving the protein MAAFMPMDSLARARDEIASDEPIHVSKEGKEKPESSSSNAENINDSDYAKYVYDELDEDATFQSLFDMLVEMFPMIPRNEVKMIMRLSNSFAELIDILLPEADLYTFLNHIEEDVANKAEAVKENAKRKRTKKIGNQKKALHETKEEVEREKIALRERIKKEQAELREQIEKEQAEKKKQIEREQAELREQLAREQATLKDVKQYHRDVYELKHIFPDHDFEVLNQQLQLSNGDIEVAIHKLLEGVPEKYVPPPTAEIPNATIKKNGDRIQALIDIPLGEIFNCLRANNGQIGQTLVALIKKGVQSRKRSNSHDIQGGRVQRGKTRNVSAVSVKIINKKSPNPTIEKKVLEYSNSPEAKELYLLYHSNPSFHGISEQFLYMILNTVNGDVFKSIEICRLIIEYHCEHLTIGTGKVERRAEEPEEMTYVDAIKNKKPKQQTYGDDAMDMMSIKFESFKSRREEITHSHKTEYNARKGGFLETIDLHNLRLATAMEHTKRALRAWWDHEMELRTVDGRMDKFGSRAACVAPFVVITGRGIHSAGGVAVIRRGVKNFLDSAGYLYDEHTGRFEVTGKI; this is encoded by the coding sequence ATGGCCGCTTTTATGCCAATGGATCTGCTTGCCAGGGCCAGGGACGAAATAGCCAGCGATGAACCTATACATGTTAGTAAAGAAGGTAAAGAAAAACCAGAAAGTTCGTCTTCCAACGCTGAAAATATCAATGACTCAGACTACGCCAAATATGTTTATGATGAGCTTGACGAAGATGCAACTTTCCAGTCTTTGTTCGACATGCTCGTGGAAATGTTCCCTATGATACCACGAAATGAGGTAAAGATGATAATGAGACTTTCTAATAGTTTCGCAGAACTTATCGATATCTTGCTACCTGAAGCGGACCTCTACACTTTCCTAAATcacattgaagaagatgttgcAAACAAAGCAGAAGCAGTAAAGGAAAATGCAAAGAGAAAGCGAACTAAAAAGATAGGAAATCAAAAGAAAGCTCTCCACGAAAcgaaggaagaagttgaaagagaaaaaataGCATTgagagaaagaatcaaaaaGGAACAGGCAGAATTGAGAGAACAGATCGAGAAGGAACAggcagaaaagaaaaaacaaattgaaagGGAACAGGCAGAATTAAGAGAACAACTTGCAAGAGAACAGGCCACCTTGAAAGATGTCAAGCAGTACCATAGAGACGTCTACGAATTGAAGCACATATTCCCAGATCACGActttgaagttttgaaCCAACAGTTGCAACTTAGCAATGGTGATATTGAAGTGGCTATCCACAAGCTTCTTGAAGGAGTGCCTGAAAAATATGTTCCACCTCCAACAGCTGAAATCCCAAATGCAACTATTAAAAAGAATGGTGACAGAATACAGGCACTTATCGATATACCCCTAGGcgaaattttcaattgcttaCGTGCAAACAATGGCCAGATTGGCCAGACATTGGTTGCATTAATCAAGAAGGGAGTTCAAAGTAGAAAACGAAGTAATTCGCATGATATTCAGGGCGGTAGGGTACAAAGGGGCAAAACTAGGAATGTTTCTGCTGTTAGTGTCAAAATTATTAATAAGAAATCTCCAAATCCAACtatagaaaagaaggtATTAGAGTATCTGAACTCGCCCGAAGCCAAAGAATTATACTTGTTGTATCACAGTAATCCTTCTTTCCACGGTATTAGTGAGCAGTTCTTGTATATGATTTTGAATACTGTTAATGGAGATGTATTCAAGTCCATCGAGATATGCCGTTTGATCATCGAATATCATTGTGAGCACCTTACTATCGGAACTGGGAAGGTAGAAAGGAGGGCAGAAGAACCCGAAGAGATGACTTATGTTGATGCCATTAAAAACAAAAAACCCAAACAACAAACCTACGGTGATGACGCCATGGATATGATGAGTATCAAATTTGAGAGCTTCAAGTcgagaagagaagagatCACCCATTCTCACAAGACGGAGTATAACGCGAGAAAGGGAGGTTTCCTAGAAACTATAGATTTGCATAACCTCAGATTGGCTACTGCTATGGAACACACAAAGCGAGCCTTGCGTGCTTGGTGGGATCACGAAATGGAATTAAGGACTGTCGACGGCAGAATGGACAAATTTGGAAGCCGTGCTGCATGTGTAGCACCATTTGTTGTGATCACGGGAAGAGGCATTCATTCAGCTGGAGGAGTTGCTGTGATTAGAAGAGGCGTCAAGAACTTTTTGGATTCAGCCGGTTATCTCTATGATGAGCATACCGGTAGGTTTGAAGTAACCGGCAAAATCTGA